The nucleotide sequence aaaagaaaaagtatagtgTCAAACAGTTGGGTGGTAGACATCTGTTACAACACCACTCTGGGTACAGACGTGTTAAGATCATTGacagttcaaagtcagcttggactatatagtgagtttgagatcagcctggaatACACACTTGTCACAATGAACAGTATAAAGCAAGAGCTGAGTACACATATCTGGTAAATGAATGACTTAGTCTTTTTCAATGCTGAGTTACCCCGGCCTCTTATGTTAGTTATATAACTGCTTTCCTGCCCCTCTAGCAGCTTTTCCTTAGGTCTTATTTGTaagctttcctctctctccctaggGCAAGgtctacatcagtggttctcaacctgtgggtcacgatccctttgggtgggggtgggggtttggATGAACCTTtgacaggggtcacctaagaccattgaaaaacacagatatttacattatgattcataacagtggcaaaattacagttatgaaatgattttatggttggaagtcaccacaacatgaggaactatattaaagggacACAaaaataggaaggttgagagccactggtctacACACAAGGCTGTTTTTCCTCAATGCTTCCCTCTCAGACTTTGGCTAACCTCCCCAGCTCccaatcttttttgttgttgttttgtcttggttttttgttttgttttgttttccccccgagacagggtttctccgtgtagctttgtgcctttcctggaacttacttggtagtccaggctggcctcgaactcacagagatctgcctggctctgcctcctgagtgcgtgtgccaccaccacccggcccaacTCCCAATCTTTACTTCTTCAGAGCCCCAGCCATGTCCGGGCTTTCCCAAGCAGGCACTGTGTACAAGCCTCACACTAACTTGTCCCTCTACCTCAGTCTTAATCACTAACTCTTCCATTTAAACAACCACGAAACCTATCTGATTCCATTTCCTAAGGTCCTCTGGTCTTCTTTCTAACCTTGTCTACACCTCTCCATATGACTCAAGAGTCTGCCTTTAAGCAGCACAGACCTGAACCTGTTCGTTTCCCACTGAACACAATCCTGTCGTTCTTGAACTCTTAGAGCTGCAGCAATGCTTGCTCTTCCTTTTCACATGTCTGGTACTCCAGGTGTCAGCTCTTGAACCCCTTattttctccactttcttcctctcGGAAGCCTTCCTAGACGCCCAGCTTCTCCCATCACTGTCCCCATCCAGGACTCGGAGGCCTGGACTTCTTCAAATGAGCATTTATTCCACGACACTGACCATTGTGTCCCTCGGCGGCGGCATCTCGCACCAGTGCTGCCCACTGCTGTGCTTCTTGAGGGTTGAGGAAGTGCACACTGAAGGTTCCAGGCCCTCCCGGTGGAGGCTGCAGCTCGTGTTGGTTAGGTCCACGGACTGTATAGCAAATAGACTCCAAGGGCCATTCAAAACCGACCTGAAACGGGGGAAAGTGCTGGGTCAATGGCTCCTCGTCATCCACCGAAgatcaaaggaaaaggaaataagcagaaGTAGTTTTTACCGTCCTAAGCCTTTCTTGCCCGTTATCTTACCAATTCCTCGCGAGAGTTTTAAAGCATTAACCCCATTTTTACAGGCAAGCGAAGAAAAGTAACTGCATAAGGGCAGTCGGCAGGGGAATGGAGAGAGGGTTGACTCCGCTGTCCCCGGCCCACACTCACCGCCCCTGGCCCGGTGCCCAACAGCCCCAGCCGGAAGCGCCCAGGCCGCTCAGGGTCGGCGCTCAACTGCAGCCTCCGTAGCTGCGCCTCGGCGTCGTGCCCGGCGCCCAGAGGTCTCACCGCGGCGTGCACTGCCAGGAGCACCGCAGGTGAACTAGGTTCTGCAGCCGCGGCGGCCCCGCCGGCGGGCGGCGCCATACCTGGCGCGGCAGAGTCCCGACCCTCCGTGAGCGCTTCCGTCACTCAAGAGTTGTCGAGCGCTTCCGCCGGCCAGAAACTCAGACTATGGCCCCAGGTTCCGGATGCGCCAGAgcgtggaggaggagaaaggagcagtGCAGCGCGCTACCTTAGCCTGACCCCCGGTGGTGCTCGGGGATAGAGATGCTCCGAGGATCTCCAGGCACGCTAGTCACGTTTGAGCTGGGCCCGGGACAGTGTCAGAGACCAAGCACCGGCCACAAAATGAAGGCAAGGTTGGACTTTTCTCAAAGGTTCGAACGGGCGAGAGCTGCTGTCCGACGTAAGACAACACCCAGGACCCGATAGGAGAAGGGCGCCGATCTACACAAAccagccacacatacacaccccagaCACACTCGGGGAGTCTGTACCACTCTGAGAACAGGGCTggcccgggggcggggcgggagcgCCCTAACCAATCAACACTAAGAGGGGAGGCGGGTTCGTAAGCGAGGGCGAGACAGACAGGCCACTCGACCAGTAGAGGTGAAAGACAAGTCTGAGTGACGGAGAATTCCTCCAATGGTTGGTCGCGGTCTGGATCCTGAGGTTGGAGCGGACCATTCAGAGGAGTGGGGCCGGGCCTGTCGGACGCTTGTTGTTGTCGGGCCGGGGGAGGCGGAGGTCGCTGTTTCGCTCGCTGTTTGGTGCGATCTGTGGTGGTCCGCGGCAGGTCAGTCGCAAAAGTGGGTACTGCAGGGGGGCGAGGCTATGTCGCGGCTGCAGCCCGTATGGGCCGGCAGGGCCTGGAGTAACGGGACGCCGCCACGAAGCTTCTTCCCCCGGATACAGTGCGGCCCGAGTGGAGGCCGCGGCGCCGCCCTCCGGTCCTGAGGAACTCGCGCCGCGCGCAGCCCGCGCCGCCGTCATCTCAGCACCGACGCTAAGCAACTCGGCTAGCCTGGCTTGATCTAGCCCGTTCCTGGCAGGTGGGTGTCCGCCTTGTGCTCCGAGTGGTCCCGGACTGCGGGAACCACAGTCCCCGGCAGGGCTCGCGCCTCTGCACTGCCTCATGGGACTTGTAGTTTTGCCGCTGCCTGGCCAGAGCGCCTCTCCTGGTGTGCTGCCTCCTGGGGCTTGTAGTTTTCCCATACGAATCTACTGGTGCCTCTCTGCTCCCGAGGCAGCAATGCCAGGAGACTGCTGGGCTGAGCCAGCGGAGGCGGTGGGGCCGTCCTACGCTCTTTGGCGTACAAAGAGAGAATCAGGCATATTTGCAAATAGAACTGAAGAACTCATGGGTTTACTCTTCTCGCCAGGAAGCAACGAAGCAATCCGGGGAAGAGCGCTCATACAGGTGACCCTCAGGGCTCAAGCCCCAGGTACCCGGTTCCGAACCGGATtgcaggttctttttttttttttttttttttttttggtttttcgagacacggtttctctgtgtagctttgcgcctttcctggaactcacttggtagcccaggctggcctcgaacttacagagatccgcctgcctctgcctccccgagtgctgggattaaaggcatgcaccaccaccaccccggccgGATtgcaggttcttaccctgattgaAGACCTTAGTACGGTCTGAGAGTGACTACAGAGTTGCCGATCggggtggggagcatggagagagagagaaagagagagagagagagagagagagagagagagagagagagagagagagagagaacgagaacagGATCGTTTCCTCAACAATGCTGAGTGCTCAGGTACAGGTACAGGTAGGGAGACGAGCTACATGATGGACTCAGCCAGATCCAGCTGCAATCAGTACTCTGCTAGTGGTTGGGAAGGCTGAAGGCAGCGTCTTGGGGAGCTAGGTAGCCACATCTGGTTTCCCACATTCCCAGGGAGCACTGCACCAGCCCCTCGGGCACAAGAAGTCCCCTCCCAAAGGACATGAAGCTGCTGGAGAACTCCAGCTTTGAGGCCATCAACTCACAGTTGACAGTGGAGACTGGAGATGCCCATATTATCGGCAGGTGAGTCTGGAAGCTCTGGGGATCAGACTCTCAGAGGTCACCGCCTTGGCCCCTGAGTTAAATCCTCGGGGTCAGCACGCTCCGTGATCCTGTCTGCGTTTTACAGGATTGAAAGCTACTCGTGTAAGATGGCAGGAGACGACAAACACATGTTCAAGCAGTTCTGTCAGGAAGGCCAGCCCCATGTGCTGGAGGCACTGTCCCCGCCTCAGACTTCAGGCCTCAGTCCCAGCAGGTAAGCTGAGACGGCGGCGCCTACCTCCTGAGGCGTGGGGGATGGTGAGCAGGGTTGACATTTATCTCTGTGCAGACTGAGCAAGAGCCAAGGTGGTGAGGACGAAAGCCCGCTGAGTGACAAGTGCAGCCGCAAGACCCTCTTCTACCTGATCGCCACACTCAACGAGTCCTTCCGGCCAGACTATGACTTCAGCACAGCCAGGAGTCATGAGTTCAGCCGGGAGCCCAGCCTCAGCTGGGTAAGGCTGGGAAGGGGGACCCCAAACCTGGAGTCATTCCCGTTGCCCTCTCCACTGAGTAGGTTCTTGGGCTCTACCTGCTGCCCTGGACCCCCTGGTCATCCCTGACTGTAACCTACTGTAGGTGGTTAATGCAGTCAACTGCAGCCTCTTCTCAGCTGTTCGGGAAGACTTCAAGGCCCTGAAGCCACAGCTGTGGAATGCAGTGGATGAGGAAATCTGCTTAGCCGAATGTGACATCTACAGGTGGGCCCACATCTTTGCAGGTAGACGTGGCAGGTGTGCGTGGCCGTGGGAGCCTCATGCCTCTGCTCTGCTCACTCTTCAGCTATAACCCAGATCTGGATTCAGACCCCTTCGGGGAAGATGGAAGCCTCTGGTCattcaattatttcttttacaaCAAGCGTCTTAAGCGAATTGTCTTCTTTAGCTGCCGCTCCATCAGGTTGGTACCAttgccacctccctccctccggcCCCCTGTTCACCTCACACCTTTCCTTAACTGGGTCTGTCCTCCCTGGGAAGGCCTGGGATAGGTGGTCCTAAGACTGACGTTTTTGTCCCCACCCAGTGGTTCCACGTACACACCCTCAGAGGCAGGCAATGCGCTGGACTTGGAACTGGGAGCAGAAGAGGTTGATGaagagagtggaggaggaggcCATGAGGGCAGGGCGGAGGAGACCAGCACCATGGAGGAAGACAGGTGTGGGGGAAGTGCTGGAGGCTGCAGCCACGGCCCCCACCTCTAGAGCCCGGGGTGGCTGGGACACACCAGGGTTCTCGGCCTAGTCTGTGGTACCTCCTGATGTCCTCCTGTGTGCCAACTTGTGCCTAGGGTTCCAGTGATCTGTATGTGATGAGGAAAAGCGGAGGTCTCAGCTTCATCCAGCTTCGACCAATGCCTGGACCTGTCTACCTGAGGAGCTCCAGAGCCTCCCTTGATGCTGGCTACACCCTGGCACTGCCACCATCCTGGCGCTGCCCAAGGCCATACCTGCCTAGCCCTTTGGTTTCAGCCTGTGGACGTCCACTCACCCCTGCAGGCTCTTCCTTACTGCCCATGCTGTGGCTGGATTCAACAGCACAGGGCCTGATAGAAAAGTTGACTGCTCTGCACCAACCGTCTGCCACAGACAGGACAGCTGGAACACagagtttatttttgtatttcttattgGGCCTGTACACTCCAGCTCTAAGCGCCAGTGACTTGAAGCCCTGTAAGCGGTGCGCAGTGTTTTATGGGGTCTGGTCTTGGACCAGCCCCTGGTGCCCACTTTTGCCCCCCACCTTACGAGGTGGGCCACATGCACTGAGTGTCACTTTGCTGCAGCTCATTTCTTTCCAATAAAAGTTTCTGTGACTTGGACCGAACTTGGGAGTTTTGGGGGGCGGGGCCTGCGTCACGGGGCGGGGCCGGCAGCGTCTGGTATCTTAGCAACAGCTACTGCCTTTCCGTTACTTTGTCTCAAGAGCTGTTACAGCTCGCACTTCTGGGACTGTCCAGGATAGACATGGAGGGCCTGATGTTAAAAGCAAGCAACCTCTTTGCATCAGAGGGTGACAGCTTGGTTACGGACACAGACTTGTATGATCAGGACATCTATGACGTCCCAGATCCTGGGGTGCTCTCGGAAAGAAATGGTGagggaagccgggtggtggtggcgtacacctttaatctcagcgggaggcagagccaggtggatttctgtgagttcgaggccagcctggtctacagagcgagatccaggccagggtccaaaactacacagagaaaccctgtctggaaaaaccaaaaagaaaataaaaaatggtgGGGGCACCTACCATTGTCCAGGCACCCCACTAGGAAGCAGATGTTTCTCAGACTTTGTCCAGTCCTGGAGGTGGAACTTCCCTGGGCAGTCCTTGACCCATCGTGTCCCTCAGAGGAGggctccttgtttgcttatcacCTCCGGGGTTGGGGCACAAGGCTGTATAGTGACACCACACCCTCCACTGACTTACAGACTTGGGTCTGGCGGAGGCACCAGAGGACCTACAGCTCTTTACAAGTTCCCAGAGGTGGCGGAAAATGACGCTGCATTCCCGCGCCCGACAGCTGTGGCTGCACCTACGTGCATACCTCCACGACATTGTGGAAAAGGTGTGGTTCGTCGTGAGGTCTCTGGTTGGGCTCATCCCTAGAGACACTGGGCACCCAGGCAGAGACGCTCATACCTCCATTACTCACACGCACACCTATGTATGTACTCTGGCCGGCAGGAGAAGAGAGCAGAGCTGCGGGTCACTCGAATGACACACGGGCTGGAGCCACTGCGTCGTCTGGAGGTGGCGGCTGGACTGCGCTCAGTAGCGCAGGACCCAGTGGGTGGACGCTTCCTGATACTCGATGGTGCAGGTTACCTGCATCAGCATACCAAAGATGGCTGGGCCCAGGCGAAGCTGGAGGCTCCGGTGGTGCTGAACGGGCTGGTGACTGTGCCGGGCCCTCTGGGAGAAGTGGGCCGCTTTGTAGGCTGGGGCCCAGCCGGACTGACCATATTAGGGCAAGACTTCCGCCCGCTCTGGGTGAGCAAGGCACTGAACCAGGAGTCTTTTTGTTGCTTACCAGTGCCCAGCCGGGGACTGTTGCTTGTGGCCCAGGCGGGAGGCAGCGTGGAGCTCTGGAAGTTCCGATCGGGTGGTCGCCGCCTGGTGTCCTGTGGCTCACCTTTGCAACCACCGCCAGGCTTGTCCGGCTCTCTCAAGCGGCTGGCTCTGGGGCCGGAAGCTGACCACGGCACCCGGCATTGCTTTGCTGCCTATGGCTCGGCGGTGCTCACTTTTGATCTGGACTCCTGGACTCTAAGTAATGTGTGCCAGGATCTGCATAAAACGTGAGGGGAGTCCAGGGACAGGTAGATGGGAGGCAGATCCCCTAAG is from Peromyscus maniculatus bairdii isolate BWxNUB_F1_BW_parent chromosome 20, HU_Pman_BW_mat_3.1, whole genome shotgun sequence and encodes:
- the Maf1 gene encoding repressor of RNA polymerase III transcription MAF1 homolog; protein product: MKLLENSSFEAINSQLTVETGDAHIIGRIESYSCKMAGDDKHMFKQFCQEGQPHVLEALSPPQTSGLSPSRLSKSQGGEDESPLSDKCSRKTLFYLIATLNESFRPDYDFSTARSHEFSREPSLSWVVNAVNCSLFSAVREDFKALKPQLWNAVDEEICLAECDIYSYNPDLDSDPFGEDGSLWSFNYFFYNKRLKRIVFFSCRSISGSTYTPSEAGNALDLELGAEEVDEESGGGGHEGRAEETSTMEEDRVPVICM